The following proteins come from a genomic window of Sphingosinicella flava:
- a CDS encoding AI-2E family transporter — protein MSNEKGSKAAQDAVAESTAAAFHRDRLLAALTLIAGVGLIIAIPFALRAGAEFFLPVTAALVIAIALVPILEWLERRAMPSALAALLCVLLLIGIANIVVAAIVLPATEWVRLLPERIGRIQQTLAPLLDVYASLERFIDDIVQQFGRGSSGRMQTVAVETPNSFLDLIATSAPFAIIQMFFALLVIFFFLAGWTRMRKRTITTRTSFGGAMTTARVIQQVVDSTSAYIGTITMVNIAMGLVVALVLWLLDMPTPLMWGGIIAVLNYIPYLGPIASAALLALGGLMTFADPFYAMLPALSFALIHLVEANLITPSVVGRRLTINPLLILIALSFWAWVWGTTGALLAVPLLIIMKTILDAAGKPDIAGFLFEEGTLTAAVDDNLQQN, from the coding sequence TTGAGCAATGAGAAGGGGAGCAAAGCCGCCCAGGATGCCGTAGCGGAAAGCACGGCTGCCGCCTTTCATCGCGACCGTCTGCTGGCCGCCTTGACCTTGATTGCCGGCGTGGGCCTTATCATCGCCATCCCGTTCGCCTTACGGGCGGGCGCCGAATTCTTTCTGCCGGTGACAGCAGCTCTCGTCATCGCCATCGCGCTGGTTCCAATCCTTGAATGGCTGGAGCGGCGGGCGATGCCATCGGCATTGGCGGCTCTGCTGTGCGTCCTCCTCCTCATCGGCATCGCGAATATCGTCGTCGCGGCCATCGTCCTCCCCGCGACCGAATGGGTGCGCCTGCTTCCCGAACGGATCGGGCGGATCCAGCAGACGCTCGCCCCGCTGCTCGACGTCTATGCCAGCCTGGAACGATTCATCGACGATATCGTCCAGCAATTCGGCCGGGGCAGCTCGGGCCGGATGCAGACCGTCGCGGTGGAAACGCCCAACTCCTTCCTGGACCTTATCGCCACTTCCGCGCCTTTCGCGATCATTCAGATGTTCTTCGCATTATTGGTGATTTTCTTTTTCCTGGCCGGATGGACGCGCATGCGGAAGCGCACGATCACCACCCGCACCAGCTTCGGCGGGGCGATGACGACGGCGCGCGTCATCCAGCAAGTGGTGGATTCGACATCCGCCTATATCGGCACAATCACCATGGTGAATATCGCGATGGGCCTGGTCGTGGCGCTGGTCTTGTGGCTCCTCGACATGCCGACCCCGCTCATGTGGGGCGGGATCATCGCGGTCCTCAACTATATTCCCTATCTCGGCCCCATTGCTTCGGCCGCGCTGCTGGCGCTGGGCGGGCTGATGACCTTCGCGGATCCTTTTTACGCGATGCTTCCCGCGTTGAGCTTCGCGCTCATCCATCTTGTCGAGGCCAATCTCATCACCCCTTCCGTCGTGGGACGGCGCCTGACCATCAATCCGCTCCTCATCCTCATCGCCTTGAGCTTTTGGGCCTGGGTGTGGGGAACGACCGGCGCGCTGCTCGCGGTGCCGCTCCTCATCATCATGAAGACGATCCTCGACGCGGCGGGCAAGCCCGACATTGCGGGCTTCCTGTTCGAGGAGGGAACGCTGACCGCGGCCGTGGACGATAATCTGCAGCAAAATTGA
- a CDS encoding cell division protein ZapA — MASVEIQVATRKYQIACRDGEEEHIRMVGALVDQKAKEAGSALGSLPEARQLLFASLLLADEIKELRAGRMPPAPPPPPPAAPDPAIAEALERLAVRMESLADRLEDKTATS; from the coding sequence ATGGCGAGCGTCGAAATTCAGGTCGCGACCCGCAAATATCAGATCGCCTGCCGCGACGGCGAGGAAGAGCATATCCGCATGGTCGGCGCGCTCGTCGACCAGAAGGCGAAGGAAGCCGGATCGGCCCTGGGCTCTTTGCCCGAGGCAAGGCAATTGCTGTTCGCCTCCCTCCTCCTTGCCGACGAGATCAAGGAGCTGCGCGCCGGGCGAATGCCGCCCGCCCCGCCGCCTCCACCCCCGGCCGCGCCCGATCCTGCGATCGCCGAAGCGTTGGAACGACTGGCGGTCCGGATGGAAAGTCTCGCCGACAGGCTTGAGGATAAGACCGCGACATCCTAG
- a CDS encoding DUF11 domain-containing protein, producing the protein MPLAAIVPVHADTSGSYSRIVTNVAALEWDTGQGVARQLSNRVDLTVIVPEPQHNLKTYRLSGTGNANERPSLQGASCQGSGGEIPFAFEGVRSGVPIDAAPVMETSAIRPGEPLILGVERPDANQDPNAIDQVMITIDIGGDREEVTLVETANNSAIFMGGIATRATPPAPVHGDCRLSLDPGTQTPVDAATEAGEPPFADTQLNVLIDPYGIAFDSGDGAAVDGVTISIVDADTGAPADVFGDDGVSRYPSTVVTGQTVTDSGGQVYQFPEGEYRFPLMRQGRYRLVFTPPSPYTAPSQRTPEDMAHLIRPDGQPFDIVGGSYGGIIILDNPAPVRVDIPLDRPGAQMALTKVASKAVAEAGDLVQYQVTIRNPDQTRRTAEITVTDLIPPEMRLRLNTLRLDGQKADAGVSADGRTLTVKVPPIPGGASAHITYALEVRPDARPGQAVNRASAVDALGAASNVADAIVRITRETIADRMSIIGRVIDADCSADPEKAPGIPGVRVMLEDGSYAVTDEDGRYHFEGVEPGLHVVQMDDLTLPADRAAVDCAVNSRSAGRAFSRFVEGQGGSLKRVDFRAIKSDARAAAAKAAPARPVPLTDAAYAGAERDWLTGQKPGVEWLFPEPEHNPRAPVVRVAIKHGAGHTVALFNNGKPVDKIAFDGTRTSADGSVAVSLWRGIPIETKGFTTTLTAEVRDAGGTLVETLERKVHFAASPMNAELVREKSVLVADGVTRPVIALRLTDRDGRPVHNGLVGDFEVPAPYYPAVEADAQQARQLAGLERGQPVWRVVGDEGIAYIELEPTTASGSFGLRLNFRDDDAVREQRLEIWLSPGDRPWTVVGLAAGTVGFNKLQGRMEDLGDGEDNDVLTDGRLALYAKGKISGKWLMTLAYDSDKKEDETRFGGIIDPTAYYTVYADRSERRYDAASVRKLYLKLERPQFYALFGDYETGIDEPELARYVRSLNGVKTEYRSERVSATAFAADTPTRHRRDEIQGNGLSGPYALGARDILPNSERIILEVRDRLRSDRIVSTRLLTRHIDYDIDYAAGTLRFREPILSRTSDLDPQFIVADYEVDGVAKREINAGGRVSIRTADQKLQVSATAIRDEDDRAETTLAGADIRYRPNLATEIRAEVAVSDTKGKNNAGDGGTATAWLVEAEHHGANIDLLAYAREQEGGFGVGQLNASENGTRKIGADARIKIADGLSLTASGWHEDYLSSNARRIAGRALLEYRRNDLAGRAGIVFADDRLADGRTATSQLLQLGATKRFLDNKLELDAQTELPIGGKNDSIDFPAQHRFGARYALSPAVQLVGAYEIADGETIDARTFRAGFDVKPWAGARFAVTGNFQDIAEYGARSFAAYGLSQSFVLDKHWSVDFSVDGNRTLTGIDPSDVLNPRQPVASGGFIGSGGLTEDFTALTAGATYRAALWSITGRAEYRDGEDENRYGFTAAALRQIGEGRAVGAAFNWFTAKVDGGAETSTANLQMSWAHRPADSEWSFLDKLELRDDKVTGTVAGIPGPLGGGLAVTGDARSQRVINHLSLNWSPNGQYDGSWLNRTEVSLYWGSRYVSDSFGEDDIGGWSNVLGGDIRYDLTGRVDLGLSASIRQGLSGDSYSYALGPNIGLSPFENGWLSVGWNVIGFWDRDFSDERYTRAGPYVTMRLKFDQQTLQGLGLGQ; encoded by the coding sequence GTGCCTCTGGCAGCCATCGTGCCGGTTCATGCCGACACGTCGGGTAGCTATTCGCGCATCGTCACCAATGTCGCCGCCTTGGAGTGGGACACGGGACAGGGAGTCGCGCGTCAGCTGTCCAACCGGGTCGACCTCACCGTCATCGTCCCGGAGCCTCAGCATAATCTCAAGACCTATCGCCTCAGCGGCACCGGCAATGCGAATGAGAGGCCGTCGCTCCAGGGCGCGAGCTGCCAAGGCAGCGGCGGCGAAATTCCTTTCGCTTTCGAAGGCGTCCGCTCCGGCGTGCCGATCGATGCCGCGCCTGTCATGGAGACGTCAGCGATCCGGCCAGGCGAGCCCCTGATCCTTGGCGTCGAGCGGCCGGACGCCAATCAGGATCCCAATGCGATCGATCAGGTGATGATCACTATCGACATCGGCGGGGATCGCGAAGAGGTGACGCTCGTCGAAACCGCGAACAACAGCGCTATTTTCATGGGCGGCATCGCCACGCGGGCCACCCCGCCGGCCCCCGTCCATGGCGATTGCCGCCTCTCGCTCGATCCCGGCACTCAAACGCCGGTCGACGCCGCGACCGAGGCGGGCGAGCCGCCCTTTGCCGATACTCAGCTTAACGTGCTGATCGACCCTTATGGCATTGCCTTCGACAGCGGCGACGGCGCGGCGGTCGACGGCGTGACGATCTCGATCGTCGATGCCGACACCGGCGCGCCCGCCGACGTGTTCGGCGACGACGGCGTATCCCGCTATCCCTCGACCGTCGTGACCGGGCAGACCGTCACCGACTCCGGCGGACAGGTCTACCAGTTTCCCGAGGGCGAATATCGCTTCCCGCTGATGCGGCAGGGACGCTACCGCCTCGTCTTCACGCCCCCCTCTCCTTACACCGCGCCGTCCCAGCGCACGCCGGAGGACATGGCGCATCTCATCCGCCCCGATGGACAGCCGTTCGACATCGTCGGCGGCTCCTATGGCGGCATCATCATTCTCGACAATCCCGCACCCGTTCGAGTGGATATTCCGCTCGATCGGCCGGGGGCGCAGATGGCCCTTACCAAAGTCGCGTCGAAAGCCGTGGCGGAGGCGGGCGATCTCGTTCAGTATCAGGTCACGATCCGCAACCCGGATCAGACCCGTCGGACAGCCGAAATCACCGTAACCGATCTCATCCCACCTGAGATGCGGTTGCGGTTGAATACTTTGCGGCTGGACGGGCAAAAGGCCGATGCTGGCGTGTCTGCGGACGGCCGAACCCTTACCGTCAAGGTTCCGCCGATCCCGGGTGGCGCCTCCGCCCACATCACCTACGCCCTGGAAGTCCGGCCCGACGCGCGGCCGGGCCAGGCCGTGAACCGCGCCAGCGCCGTGGATGCGCTCGGCGCCGCCAGCAACGTGGCCGATGCAATTGTTCGCATCACGCGCGAGACGATCGCCGACCGGATGTCGATCATCGGCCGGGTGATCGACGCCGATTGCTCGGCCGATCCGGAAAAGGCACCCGGCATCCCCGGCGTCCGCGTCATGCTGGAAGACGGCAGCTATGCCGTGACCGACGAGGACGGCCGCTATCATTTCGAGGGCGTGGAACCCGGCCTGCACGTCGTCCAGATGGACGACCTCACCCTTCCCGCCGACCGCGCCGCGGTGGATTGCGCCGTGAACAGCCGTTCGGCGGGCCGCGCTTTCTCCCGTTTCGTGGAGGGCCAGGGCGGCAGCCTGAAGCGCGTCGACTTCCGCGCCATAAAGAGCGATGCGCGGGCAGCTGCGGCGAAGGCCGCACCGGCCCGTCCTGTTCCGCTGACCGACGCCGCTTATGCAGGCGCCGAGCGCGACTGGCTGACAGGGCAGAAGCCAGGCGTTGAATGGCTCTTCCCGGAGCCCGAGCACAATCCCCGCGCGCCCGTCGTCCGCGTGGCGATCAAGCACGGTGCGGGTCATACCGTCGCCCTCTTCAACAACGGCAAGCCGGTGGACAAGATCGCCTTCGACGGCACGCGCACCAGCGCCGATGGCAGCGTCGCCGTCAGCCTGTGGCGCGGCATTCCAATCGAGACCAAGGGCTTCACCACCACGCTGACCGCCGAAGTGCGCGATGCGGGCGGCACGCTGGTCGAAACGCTCGAACGCAAGGTGCATTTCGCGGCGAGCCCGATGAATGCGGAGCTCGTTCGCGAAAAGTCCGTGCTGGTCGCGGACGGCGTCACACGGCCGGTCATCGCCCTGCGCCTCACCGATCGTGACGGCCGCCCGGTCCATAACGGCTTGGTCGGCGATTTCGAGGTTCCGGCGCCTTATTATCCCGCCGTCGAGGCCGACGCCCAGCAGGCGCGCCAGCTCGCGGGCCTGGAACGCGGCCAGCCGGTGTGGCGCGTCGTCGGCGACGAAGGCATCGCCTATATCGAGTTGGAACCGACCACCGCGTCCGGCAGCTTCGGCCTCCGCCTCAACTTCCGCGACGACGACGCGGTTCGCGAACAGCGGCTGGAAATCTGGCTGTCACCCGGCGACCGTCCCTGGACCGTCGTCGGCCTCGCCGCCGGAACGGTCGGCTTCAATAAATTGCAGGGCCGCATGGAGGATCTAGGCGACGGCGAGGACAATGACGTCCTGACCGATGGCCGCCTGGCGCTCTACGCCAAGGGCAAGATCAGCGGCAAATGGTTGATGACGCTGGCCTATGACAGCGACAAGAAGGAAGACGAGACGCGTTTCGGCGGGATCATTGATCCCACGGCCTATTACACCGTCTACGCCGACCGTTCCGAGCGCCGCTACGACGCCGCGTCGGTCCGCAAACTCTATCTGAAGCTGGAGCGCCCGCAATTCTACGCCCTGTTCGGCGATTACGAGACCGGCATCGACGAGCCCGAACTCGCCCGCTACGTCCGTTCGCTGAACGGCGTGAAGACGGAATATCGCTCCGAAAGGGTCTCGGCGACCGCCTTCGCCGCCGACACGCCGACACGCCACCGCCGCGACGAAATCCAGGGCAACGGCCTGTCCGGTCCTTATGCGCTCGGCGCACGGGACATCCTGCCGAACAGCGAACGGATCATCCTGGAAGTGCGCGACCGGCTCCGCTCCGACCGCATCGTGTCGACCCGGCTCCTCACCCGCCATATCGATTACGACATCGATTATGCAGCGGGAACGCTCCGTTTCCGCGAGCCGATCCTCAGCCGCACGTCGGATCTCGACCCGCAATTCATCGTCGCCGATTACGAAGTGGACGGCGTTGCGAAGCGCGAGATCAATGCCGGCGGCCGCGTCAGCATCCGCACCGCCGACCAGAAATTGCAGGTCTCCGCGACCGCGATCCGCGACGAGGACGATCGAGCCGAAACCACCCTCGCGGGCGCCGACATCCGCTACCGTCCCAATTTGGCAACCGAAATCCGCGCCGAAGTCGCCGTGTCGGACACGAAAGGCAAGAACAATGCGGGCGATGGCGGCACCGCGACGGCCTGGCTGGTCGAGGCGGAACATCACGGCGCCAATATCGACCTTCTCGCTTATGCGCGCGAGCAGGAAGGCGGCTTTGGCGTGGGCCAGCTCAATGCTTCGGAAAACGGCACCCGCAAGATCGGCGCCGATGCGCGCATCAAGATCGCCGATGGCCTGTCGCTGACGGCGAGCGGCTGGCACGAGGATTACCTCAGCAGCAACGCGCGCCGCATCGCGGGCCGCGCCCTCCTCGAATATCGCCGCAACGACCTGGCGGGCCGCGCAGGCATCGTCTTCGCCGACGACCGCCTCGCCGATGGCCGCACCGCCACCTCGCAGCTGCTCCAGCTCGGCGCGACGAAACGGTTCCTCGACAACAAGCTCGAACTCGACGCCCAGACCGAGCTGCCGATCGGCGGCAAGAATGACAGCATCGACTTCCCCGCTCAGCACCGTTTCGGCGCCCGCTACGCGCTGTCGCCGGCGGTCCAGCTGGTCGGCGCTTACGAAATCGCCGACGGCGAGACGATCGACGCCCGCACCTTCCGCGCCGGTTTCGACGTGAAGCCATGGGCGGGCGCCCGCTTCGCCGTCACCGGCAATTTCCAGGACATCGCCGAATATGGCGCGCGCAGCTTCGCCGCCTACGGCCTCTCGCAATCCTTCGTGCTCGACAAGCATTGGTCGGTCGACTTCTCGGTCGACGGCAACCGGACGCTCACTGGCATCGACCCGTCCGACGTGCTGAACCCGCGGCAACCGGTGGCGAGCGGCGGCTTCATCGGATCGGGTGGCCTCACCGAGGACTTCACCGCTCTCACCGCGGGCGCGACCTACCGTGCCGCCCTGTGGAGCATCACCGGCCGCGCCGAATATCGCGACGGCGAGGACGAAAACCGCTACGGCTTCACCGCCGCCGCCCTCCGCCAGATCGGCGAAGGGCGGGCGGTCGGCGCGGCCTTCAACTGGTTCACCGCGAAGGTCGACGGCGGCGCGGAAACCAGCACCGCCAACCTGCAAATGTCCTGGGCGCATCGCCCGGCGGACAGCGAATGGTCGTTCCTCGACAAGCTCGAATTGCGCGACGACAAGGTGACGGGCACCGTGGCGGGCATTCCGGGGCCCCTCGGCGGCGGCCTGGCGGTGACGGGCGACGCCCGTTCGCAGCGCGTCATCAACCATCTCTCGCTCAACTGGTCGCCGAACGGCCAGTATGACGGCTCGTGGCTCAATCGCACCGAAGTCTCCCTCTATTGGGGCTCGCGTTACGTCTCCGACAGCTTTGGCGAAGATGATATCGGCGGCTGGAGCAACGTGCTGGGCGGCGACATCCGCTACGATCTTACCGGAAGGGTGGATCTCGGCCTTTCCGCCAGCATCCGCCAGGGCCTAAGCGGCGATTCCTACAGCTATGCCCTGGGCCCCAATATCGGCCTCAGCCCGTTCGAAAACGGCTGGCTGTCGGTCGGCTGGAACGTCATCGGCTTCTGGGACCGCGATTTCAGCGACGAACGCTATACCCGCGCCGGACCCTATGTGACGATGCGCTTGAAATTCGACCAGCAGACGCTGCAAGGCCTGGGGCTCGGCCAATGA
- a CDS encoding 5-formyltetrahydrofolate cyclo-ligase, translated as MSKNEIRNDALLKRHGYASALWPATRNALETQLAQIVAPHLFGAGIVAGYHPMRDEISPYSVLDGLGHGQRAALPWFLDRDARMMFREAPATEAGPWGVLQPAAEAAALAPDIVLVPLVFADRRGTRIGHGKGHYDRALSHLRDGGSVRTIGIAWDIQISEAVLDPDPWDIPLDAIATPTEWIDCR; from the coding sequence TTGTCAAAGAATGAGATCAGAAACGACGCGCTCCTGAAGCGGCACGGCTATGCCTCGGCGCTATGGCCCGCCACGCGCAATGCGCTGGAGACGCAGCTCGCGCAAATCGTGGCCCCTCATTTGTTCGGCGCCGGTATCGTTGCGGGCTATCATCCGATGCGGGATGAGATCAGCCCCTACTCCGTTCTGGACGGCCTCGGCCATGGCCAGCGCGCGGCCCTCCCCTGGTTCCTTGATCGGGACGCACGCATGATGTTCCGGGAGGCTCCCGCAACCGAGGCCGGGCCGTGGGGCGTCCTGCAGCCTGCCGCCGAGGCGGCGGCGCTCGCGCCCGACATCGTCCTCGTCCCGCTCGTGTTCGCCGACCGGCGCGGCACTCGCATCGGGCACGGCAAGGGCCATTACGACCGCGCCTTGTCCCACTTGCGGGACGGCGGCTCCGTCCGCACGATCGGCATCGCTTGGGACATACAGATTAGCGAGGCAGTGCTCGACCCCGATCCGTGGGATATTCCCCTGGACGCTATCGCCACCCCGACAGAATGGATCGACTGCCGATGA
- a CDS encoding DUF11 domain-containing protein, with protein MTRTAQLLGAAGLSAIMAFAAAPAYAEGTSAGTIVTNTVTLNYKVQNVDQNTVTATNTFTVDRKVNLTVTEVGSATTTVTPGETDAYTTFTVTNTSNAPLDLQLAATQLSGGTAAHGGTDTYDVSNLRIFVDTNNNGTLDIGTDQIVSYLDEIAADASRRIFVVGDTALGRVNGDVAGVRLTATAHEAGAANSMGAAVTQTAGANTGGVDTVFADTNADGNTAGDGAHYAGDDFTVGAAALTVTKTSKVISDPVNSTTNPKMIPGAVVEYCIIVANAAGGTTATDIVITDILPAQTAYLPSFGVKANGTVSNGTDCSAGTEDGSFDNGTVTATIASVPGDDARNVLFRVTVN; from the coding sequence ATGACACGTACAGCACAGCTTTTGGGCGCCGCCGGTTTATCGGCAATAATGGCGTTCGCGGCCGCGCCGGCTTACGCCGAAGGGACCAGCGCGGGCACGATCGTGACCAACACGGTGACCCTCAATTACAAGGTTCAGAATGTCGACCAGAATACGGTCACCGCGACCAACACCTTCACGGTCGACCGCAAGGTCAACCTGACGGTGACGGAAGTCGGTTCGGCCACGACCACGGTCACACCTGGCGAGACGGATGCCTATACGACCTTCACCGTCACCAACACCTCCAATGCCCCGCTCGATCTGCAGCTCGCGGCGACGCAGCTGTCGGGCGGGACGGCGGCGCATGGCGGGACCGACACTTACGACGTGTCGAACCTGCGCATCTTCGTCGACACCAACAATAACGGCACGCTCGACATCGGCACCGACCAGATCGTCAGCTATCTGGATGAAATCGCCGCCGACGCCAGCAGGCGCATCTTCGTGGTCGGCGACACGGCTCTTGGCCGCGTCAATGGCGATGTCGCGGGCGTCCGCCTCACCGCTACGGCCCACGAAGCGGGCGCGGCAAACAGCATGGGCGCAGCCGTCACGCAAACGGCGGGCGCGAACACCGGCGGCGTCGACACGGTCTTTGCCGATACCAATGCGGACGGCAACACTGCCGGCGACGGCGCGCATTATGCGGGCGACGATTTCACCGTCGGCGCAGCGGCGCTGACCGTCACCAAGACCAGCAAGGTCATCAGCGATCCGGTGAACAGCACCACGAACCCGAAGATGATACCGGGCGCCGTCGTCGAATATTGCATCATCGTTGCCAATGCCGCCGGCGGCACAACGGCCACCGATATCGTGATCACCGACATTCTGCCCGCGCAAACCGCCTACCTGCCGAGCTTCGGCGTGAAGGCCAACGGCACGGTCAGCAACGGCACCGATTGCAGCGCCGGGACGGAGGACGGGTCGTTCGACAACGGCACCGTCACCGCGACGATCGCCAGTGTGCCCGGGGACGATGCGCGCAACGTCCTCTTCCGCGTTACGGTAAATTAA
- a CDS encoding DUF2842 domain-containing protein — protein MNPSWRKPAGVGLILLLIAVWAFIVASVAEWLQGAPDVVFIIYYLIAGIVWILPLKPLLLWMETGRWRLPKT, from the coding sequence ATGAATCCTTCCTGGCGCAAACCCGCAGGCGTCGGCCTGATCCTGCTGCTGATCGCCGTCTGGGCCTTCATCGTCGCAAGCGTCGCGGAATGGCTCCAAGGCGCGCCGGACGTTGTCTTCATCATCTATTATCTGATCGCCGGGATCGTTTGGATCCTGCCGCTGAAACCGCTGCTGCTGTGGATGGAAACGGGCCGCTGGCGCCTTCCCAAGACATGA